The proteins below are encoded in one region of Limnochorda pilosa:
- a CDS encoding DEAD/DEAH box helicase — MGAGARFPLYERAEQMGLLDGASGLVVAPTATGKSFIGRSAIRRVLDRGDGRTQVYLVPFRALAREIYESFLDELQATTYRIRIATGDHRDAIRPEESDLLVATYESFDGLLRRSALRPGVVVADEFHLVADETRGPAVEGLVARLLHLRRAPTLIALSAVVENADELARWLGVPLLLGSAADRPVELELASRWVPDMDGALGQLVAEAVDEGSQALVFCSSRRGAEAVASRLAPLVAERLGERERQALAELADRLSGEDDETGRDLAEVVPAGVAFHHAGLSRSLRQQVEDAYRDRRLRVLAATPTLAAGVNLPAEVAVVRDVFRAEPFRGRFRYVLLSSGELLNMMGRAARPGLVGRGRGLALLDQRHRQDPEVQAVVAAIEKGRGGEVQSRLPDSFEALMRFVLSTVVERGETTRDDIAETFRHTLAHHQRQEPIHFDRTLTEDLLEDIPAYEKVVKAGGSLRLVEARAVPSGVRAVVRSGDHDYHVTLSVAGLECDCPAAQKFFRNQICKHQACALATLISASPGAADPEVYARAVYTSGHLFTRTLDLGTRLSMAIDLLARWSLIERAPSGWRATPVGEMASASGFDLLLVHEAVTRIHTVDQATCRDVARWAVIDFFADEKEEARWLEALDPWLDEVELGRFRLPERYRGDFERRLEDLARVARLYQRAAEVLGKEAVARAAKEAAGAVEYGVGPELVPLMALRFPQLGRARARLLYERGVTDVQALAASDPQALADPRRMPARLVAPWVERAQEIVRARAVAAADQEEAETELDELLARFRVAPEALEP, encoded by the coding sequence GTGGGAGCCGGAGCGCGCTTCCCGCTGTACGAGCGGGCGGAGCAGATGGGGCTGCTGGACGGGGCCAGCGGGCTCGTGGTCGCGCCCACGGCGACCGGGAAGTCGTTCATCGGTCGCTCGGCGATCCGGCGCGTGCTCGATCGGGGCGACGGGCGCACCCAGGTCTACCTGGTTCCCTTTCGGGCCCTTGCCCGGGAAATCTACGAGAGCTTTCTCGACGAGCTTCAGGCGACGACGTACCGGATACGCATCGCCACGGGCGACCACCGCGACGCGATCCGGCCCGAAGAGAGCGACCTGCTGGTCGCCACGTACGAGAGCTTCGACGGGCTCCTGCGTCGCTCGGCGCTGCGGCCGGGGGTGGTGGTGGCCGACGAGTTCCACCTGGTGGCGGACGAAACGCGAGGTCCGGCGGTGGAGGGGCTGGTGGCGCGCCTCCTCCACCTGAGGAGGGCGCCGACCCTCATCGCCCTCTCGGCCGTGGTCGAGAACGCAGACGAGCTGGCCCGGTGGCTGGGCGTGCCGCTGCTCCTGGGGTCGGCGGCGGATCGGCCGGTGGAGTTGGAGCTCGCGAGCCGGTGGGTTCCCGACATGGACGGCGCGCTGGGCCAGCTGGTCGCCGAGGCGGTGGACGAAGGATCCCAGGCGCTGGTCTTCTGCAGCTCCCGGCGGGGGGCGGAGGCGGTTGCCTCCCGGCTCGCGCCGCTGGTGGCCGAGCGGCTGGGGGAGCGGGAGCGGCAAGCGCTGGCCGAGCTGGCGGACCGGCTCAGCGGCGAGGACGACGAAACCGGCCGGGACCTGGCGGAGGTGGTGCCGGCGGGGGTGGCCTTCCACCACGCCGGGCTTTCCCGCTCTTTGCGCCAGCAGGTGGAGGACGCTTACCGGGACCGGCGCTTGCGGGTGCTGGCGGCCACGCCCACCCTGGCCGCAGGCGTCAACCTGCCGGCCGAGGTGGCGGTGGTACGGGACGTCTTCCGGGCGGAGCCCTTCCGGGGCCGTTTCCGCTACGTCCTGCTCTCGAGCGGTGAGCTGCTGAACATGATGGGGCGTGCGGCCCGGCCGGGCCTGGTGGGGCGGGGGCGGGGCCTGGCGCTCTTGGACCAGCGGCACCGGCAGGACCCCGAGGTTCAGGCAGTGGTCGCCGCCATCGAGAAGGGGCGGGGCGGGGAGGTTCAGAGTCGCCTGCCCGACAGCTTCGAGGCGCTGATGCGTTTCGTTCTCTCCACGGTGGTCGAGCGGGGCGAGACCACCCGCGACGACATCGCCGAGACCTTCCGGCACACGCTAGCCCACCACCAGCGGCAGGAGCCCATCCATTTCGACCGCACCCTCACCGAGGACCTGCTGGAGGACATCCCCGCCTACGAGAAGGTGGTGAAGGCCGGCGGCTCGCTCCGGCTGGTCGAGGCCAGGGCGGTTCCCTCGGGCGTTCGGGCCGTGGTGCGGTCGGGGGACCACGATTACCACGTGACCCTCTCGGTGGCGGGCCTCGAGTGCGACTGCCCCGCGGCGCAGAAGTTCTTCCGCAACCAGATCTGCAAGCACCAGGCGTGCGCCCTGGCCACCCTCATCTCGGCTTCCCCCGGGGCGGCCGATCCCGAGGTGTACGCCCGGGCGGTCTACACCAGCGGCCACCTCTTCACCAGGACCCTGGACCTGGGCACCCGGCTCAGCATGGCCATCGACCTCCTGGCCCGCTGGTCGCTCATCGAGCGGGCGCCCTCCGGATGGAGGGCGACACCCGTGGGCGAGATGGCCTCGGCTTCGGGATTCGACCTGCTGCTGGTCCACGAAGCGGTGACGCGGATCCACACCGTGGACCAGGCCACCTGCCGCGACGTGGCCCGCTGGGCCGTGATCGACTTCTTCGCCGACGAGAAGGAGGAGGCCCGCTGGCTGGAGGCGCTGGACCCGTGGCTGGATGAGGTGGAGCTAGGACGCTTCCGGTTGCCGGAGCGTTACCGGGGTGATTTCGAGCGCCGTCTGGAGGACCTGGCCCGGGTGGCGCGCCTCTACCAGAGGGCGGCGGAGGTGCTGGGAAAAGAGGCCGTCGCCCGGGCGGCCAAGGAGGCGGCGGGGGCGGTCGAGTATGGCGTCGGGCCCGAGTTGGTGCCGCTCATGGCCCTCCGCTTCCCCCAGCTCGGGCGGGCACGCGCCCGGCTCCTCTACGAGCGGGGCGTCACCGACGTCCAGGCGCTGGCTGCGTCGGATCCCCAGGCCCTCGCCGACCCCCGCCGGATGCCCGCTCGACTCGTGGCCCCGTGGGTGGAGCGGGCCCAGGAGATCGTGCGGGCCCGGGCGGTGGCCGCTGCCGACCAGGAGGAGGCCGAAACCGAGCTGGACGAGCTCCTGGCCCGCTTCCGGGTGGCGCCGGAAGCGCTGGAGCCCTGA